A DNA window from Ipomoea triloba cultivar NCNSP0323 chromosome 10, ASM357664v1 contains the following coding sequences:
- the LOC116033554 gene encoding very-long-chain aldehyde decarbonylase CER3-like isoform X2: MYSWVYKESWENIWCLHILALCALRGLVHQLWSSYINMLFFNHAKWVSQDGIDFRQIDKEWHWDNFLILQAFVASFVCLSFSSLPTIPFWDWRGAACCLVLHIGISEPLYYLLHRFLHNPRVYPLYHWLHHDSKVPHPYTAGSATFLENILLCIVVGIPPIGTLFLGYGSISVMYGYVLAFDFLRCLGHSNVEIMPCRLFDAIPFIRYLIYSPTYYSLHHTDTETNFCLFMPLYDMLGKTINTRSWDLQREISTRTSQSAPDFVFLAHIVDIMSALHAPFVFRSFGSIPFTTRLFLLPLWPGVITAMLIMWLNCKTFLSSFYNLRGRVHQTWVIPRFGFQYFLPFAAEAINKKIEEAILNADRRGVKVISLAALNKNEGLNGGGTLFVNKHPDLRVRVVHGNTLTAAVILNGIPRDVDEVFLTGATSKLGRAIALYLARRQVRVLMLTQSCERFTKIQSEAPAEYQRFLVRVTKYQAAQHCKTWIIGKWSSPREQSWAPSGAHFHQFVVPPIIPFRRDCTYGKLAAMKLPKDVEGLGACEYTMERGIVHACHAGGAVHLLEGWTHHEVGALNVDQIDVVWKAALKQGFRPLYIT, encoded by the exons ATGTACTCTTGGGTTTACAAAGAGAGTTGGGAGAATATTTGGTGCTTACATATTCTTGCCTTGTGTGCCCTGAGAGGCCTTGTTCATCAACTATGGAGTTCATACATCAATATGCTTTTCTTTAACCACGCAAAGTGGGTGTCTCAGGATGGCATAGATTTTCGGCAAATTGACAAGGAATGGCATTG GGACAATTTCCTAATACTCCAAGCTTTTGTGGCTTCATTTGTCTGTTTGAGCTTCTCTTCTCTTCCCACTATTCCCTTCTGGGACTGGAGAGGAGCTGCTTGCTGTCTCGTGTTGCATATAGGGATTTCCGagccattatattatttgttgcaCAGATTCTTGCATAACCCCCGTGTTTATCCACTTTATCATTGGCTGCACCATGATTCAAAAGTTCCACATCCCTATACAG CGGGGAGTGCAACATTCTTGGAGAACATCTTACTATGCATAGTTGTAGGAATTCCTCCAATTGGAACCTTGTTTCTTGGTTATGGATCAATAAGTGTTATGTACGGTTATGTTTTGGCATTTGATTTCCTTAGATGTTTGGGGCATAGCAATGTTGAAATCATGCCTTGCAGACTCTTCGACGCTATTCCGTTTATCAGATaccttatttatagcccaac ATACTACAGCCTACATCATACGGATACAGAAACTAATTTTTGCCTATTTATGCCTCTCTATGATATGCTGGGAAAGACAATAAATACCCGTTCTTGGGACCTTCAAAGAGAGATAAGTACAAGGACAA GTCAAAGTGCACCCGATTTTGTGTTCCTTGCACATATCGTTGATATTATGTCGGCACTTCATGCTCCATTTGTTTTTAGATCATTCGGTTCAATTCCTTTCACTACAAGGCTCTTCTTGTTACCGCTTTGGCCTGGAGTCATTACGGCGATGCTTATCATGTGGCTCAATTGCAAGACTTTCTTGTCCAGTTTTTACAACCTCAGAGGGAGAGTGCACCAGACATGGGTAATACCAAGATTTGGTTTTCAG TATTTCTTGCCATTTGCTGCGGAagccataaataaaaaaattgaagaagctATTCTTAATGCTGATAGACGAGGCGTCAAGGTCATTAGCCTTGCTGCATTAAACAAG AACGAGGGCCTTAATGGAGGTGGGACACTTTTCGTCAACAAGCATCCTGATCTCAGAGTCCGAGTTGTCCATGGAAACACCTTAACAGCTGCTGTCATCCTAAATGGCATTCCCCGAGATGTAGACGAGGTCTTCCTGACAGGTGCCACTTCGAAGCTTGGAAGGGCCATTGCGCTCTACTTGGCACGTCGGCAGGTCAGAGTGCTG ATGCTTACTCAATCCTGTGAGAGATTCACGAAAATCCAAAGTGAAGCCCCAGCAGAGTACCAAAGATTTCTTGTTCGAGTTACCAAGTATCAAGCAGCTCAACACTGTAAG ACATGGATAATCGGAAAATGGTCCTCACCTCGAGAGCAAAGTTGGGCGCCCTCGGGAGCACATTTTCATCAGTTTGTGGTTCCTCCTATCATCCCATTCCGCAGAGACTGCACATATGGGAAGTTAGCAGCAATGAAGCTTCCAAAGGATGTCGAGGGCCTAGGAGCCTGTGAG TACACAATGGAAAGAGGCATAGTTCATGCATGCCACGCGGGCGGGGCGGTTCATCTTCTTGAAGGGTGGACACACCATGAGGTTGGAGCTCTGAATGTAGATCAGATTGATGTTGTGTGGAAGGCTGCATTAAAGCAGGGTTTTAGGCCCTTGTACATTACATAG
- the LOC116033554 gene encoding very-long-chain aldehyde decarbonylase CER3-like isoform X1 has product MGREKSVSSIQQARDYYHTLRNKTDSPLFAWPWENLGNFKYLLYGPFLAKFMYSWVYKESWENIWCLHILALCALRGLVHQLWSSYINMLFFNHAKWVSQDGIDFRQIDKEWHWDNFLILQAFVASFVCLSFSSLPTIPFWDWRGAACCLVLHIGISEPLYYLLHRFLHNPRVYPLYHWLHHDSKVPHPYTAGSATFLENILLCIVVGIPPIGTLFLGYGSISVMYGYVLAFDFLRCLGHSNVEIMPCRLFDAIPFIRYLIYSPTYYSLHHTDTETNFCLFMPLYDMLGKTINTRSWDLQREISTRTSQSAPDFVFLAHIVDIMSALHAPFVFRSFGSIPFTTRLFLLPLWPGVITAMLIMWLNCKTFLSSFYNLRGRVHQTWVIPRFGFQYFLPFAAEAINKKIEEAILNADRRGVKVISLAALNKNEGLNGGGTLFVNKHPDLRVRVVHGNTLTAAVILNGIPRDVDEVFLTGATSKLGRAIALYLARRQVRVLMLTQSCERFTKIQSEAPAEYQRFLVRVTKYQAAQHCKTWIIGKWSSPREQSWAPSGAHFHQFVVPPIIPFRRDCTYGKLAAMKLPKDVEGLGACEYTMERGIVHACHAGGAVHLLEGWTHHEVGALNVDQIDVVWKAALKQGFRPLYIT; this is encoded by the exons ATGGGGAGAGAAAAAAGTGTATCATCAATCCAACAAGCCAGAGATTATTATCACACTCTTAGAAATAAAACAGATTCACCTTTGTTTGCATGGCCTTGGGAAAACCTTGGTAATTTTAAG TATTTACTATATGGACCATTTCTAGCAAAATTCATGTACTCTTGGGTTTACAAAGAGAGTTGGGAGAATATTTGGTGCTTACATATTCTTGCCTTGTGTGCCCTGAGAGGCCTTGTTCATCAACTATGGAGTTCATACATCAATATGCTTTTCTTTAACCACGCAAAGTGGGTGTCTCAGGATGGCATAGATTTTCGGCAAATTGACAAGGAATGGCATTG GGACAATTTCCTAATACTCCAAGCTTTTGTGGCTTCATTTGTCTGTTTGAGCTTCTCTTCTCTTCCCACTATTCCCTTCTGGGACTGGAGAGGAGCTGCTTGCTGTCTCGTGTTGCATATAGGGATTTCCGagccattatattatttgttgcaCAGATTCTTGCATAACCCCCGTGTTTATCCACTTTATCATTGGCTGCACCATGATTCAAAAGTTCCACATCCCTATACAG CGGGGAGTGCAACATTCTTGGAGAACATCTTACTATGCATAGTTGTAGGAATTCCTCCAATTGGAACCTTGTTTCTTGGTTATGGATCAATAAGTGTTATGTACGGTTATGTTTTGGCATTTGATTTCCTTAGATGTTTGGGGCATAGCAATGTTGAAATCATGCCTTGCAGACTCTTCGACGCTATTCCGTTTATCAGATaccttatttatagcccaac ATACTACAGCCTACATCATACGGATACAGAAACTAATTTTTGCCTATTTATGCCTCTCTATGATATGCTGGGAAAGACAATAAATACCCGTTCTTGGGACCTTCAAAGAGAGATAAGTACAAGGACAA GTCAAAGTGCACCCGATTTTGTGTTCCTTGCACATATCGTTGATATTATGTCGGCACTTCATGCTCCATTTGTTTTTAGATCATTCGGTTCAATTCCTTTCACTACAAGGCTCTTCTTGTTACCGCTTTGGCCTGGAGTCATTACGGCGATGCTTATCATGTGGCTCAATTGCAAGACTTTCTTGTCCAGTTTTTACAACCTCAGAGGGAGAGTGCACCAGACATGGGTAATACCAAGATTTGGTTTTCAG TATTTCTTGCCATTTGCTGCGGAagccataaataaaaaaattgaagaagctATTCTTAATGCTGATAGACGAGGCGTCAAGGTCATTAGCCTTGCTGCATTAAACAAG AACGAGGGCCTTAATGGAGGTGGGACACTTTTCGTCAACAAGCATCCTGATCTCAGAGTCCGAGTTGTCCATGGAAACACCTTAACAGCTGCTGTCATCCTAAATGGCATTCCCCGAGATGTAGACGAGGTCTTCCTGACAGGTGCCACTTCGAAGCTTGGAAGGGCCATTGCGCTCTACTTGGCACGTCGGCAGGTCAGAGTGCTG ATGCTTACTCAATCCTGTGAGAGATTCACGAAAATCCAAAGTGAAGCCCCAGCAGAGTACCAAAGATTTCTTGTTCGAGTTACCAAGTATCAAGCAGCTCAACACTGTAAG ACATGGATAATCGGAAAATGGTCCTCACCTCGAGAGCAAAGTTGGGCGCCCTCGGGAGCACATTTTCATCAGTTTGTGGTTCCTCCTATCATCCCATTCCGCAGAGACTGCACATATGGGAAGTTAGCAGCAATGAAGCTTCCAAAGGATGTCGAGGGCCTAGGAGCCTGTGAG TACACAATGGAAAGAGGCATAGTTCATGCATGCCACGCGGGCGGGGCGGTTCATCTTCTTGAAGGGTGGACACACCATGAGGTTGGAGCTCTGAATGTAGATCAGATTGATGTTGTGTGGAAGGCTGCATTAAAGCAGGGTTTTAGGCCCTTGTACATTACATAG